One window of the Anolis sagrei isolate rAnoSag1 chromosome 5, rAnoSag1.mat, whole genome shotgun sequence genome contains the following:
- the LOC132777165 gene encoding LOW QUALITY PROTEIN: isocitrate dehydrogenase [NAD] subunit gamma, mitochondrial-like (The sequence of the model RefSeq protein was modified relative to this genomic sequence to represent the inferred CDS: inserted 1 base in 1 codon): protein MIPGDGIGPELMLHVKEVFRHACVPVDFEEVIVSSAASEEDMKNALIAIQQNRVALKGNIEKNHNLPPSHKSRNSILRTNLDLFANVIHCKSLQGVATRHHDIDILIIREYTEGEYSSLEHESVSGVVESLKIITKVKSLCIAEYAFKLAHELGRKKVTAVHKANIMKLDDGLFLQCXKEVAAGYPNITFESMIVDNTTMQLVSHPQQFDVMVMPNLYGNIVNNVCAGLVRGPGLVPGANYGHNYAVFEMATRNTGKSSASKNISNPTATLLAGCMMLDHLKLHNYASVICKGVLASMDDPVTHTPDIGGQGTTTEAVQSILKQIKKTDHSLVQ from the exons ATGATCCCTGGAGATGGCATTGGGCCGGAACTTATGCTTCATGTCAAGGAAGTATTCAGGCATGCTTGCGTACCTGTGGACTTTGAAGAGGTTATTGTGAGCTCAGCGGCATCTGAAGAGGACATGAAGAATGCCTTGATTGCCATTCAGCAAAATCGTGTGGCCCTCAAAGGAAATATTGAGAAGAACCATAACCTCCCACCTTCCCACAAGTCTCGGAACAGCATCCTGCGTACCAACCTGGATCTCTTTGCTAATGTTATTCATTGCAAGAGCCTTCAGGGAGTGGCAACCAGGCACCACGATATTGACATCCTCATCATCCGAGAGTACACAGAGGGGGAGTATAGCAGCCTGGAGCATGAGAGTGTCTCTGGTGTCGTGGAGAGCCTGAAGATCATCACCAAGGTCAAGTCCCTGTGCATTGCtgaatatgccttcaagttggcaCATGAATTGGGGCGTAAGAAGGTGACAGCTGTCCACAAAGCCAATATCATGAAGCTGGACGATGGTCTCTTCCTGCAGT TGAAAGAGGTGGCAGCAGGGTACCCAAACATCACCTTTGAGAGCATGATTGTTGACAACACCACAATGCAGCTGGTGTCCCATCCACAGCAGTTTGATGTCATGGTTATGCCAAACCTCTATGGCAACATCGTCAACAATGTCTGTGCTGGATTGGTCAGGGGCCCAGGTCTGGTGCCAGGGGCCAATTATGGGCACAACTACGCAGTGTTTGAAATGGCCACACGCAATACTGGCAAGAGCAGTGCCAGCAAGAACATTTCCAACCCTACTGCTACATTGTTGGCTGGCTGCATGATGCTGGACCATCTCAAACTGCACAACTACGCATCTGTTATCTGCAAGGGAGTCCTAGCCTCTATGGATGATCCAGTTACCCATACCCCAGATATTGGTGGTCAAGGAACCACCACAGAAGCTGTTCAATCAATTCTGAAACAGATCAAGAAGACAGACCATAGCTTGGTGCAGTGA